CCACGCCGGCCGATGCCAGTTCGTCGCGGGTGAACAGCGGGGTCTTGCCGAACTCGGTGATGTTGGCCAGCACCGGCACCTTCACCGCGTCGACGAAACGGCGGTAGGTGTCCAGGTCGTACGCGGCCTCGGCGAAGATGCCGTCGGCGCCGGCCTCCACGCAGGCGATGGCGCGCTCGATCGCCGCGTCCACGCCCTCGGTCTGGATCGCGTCGGTGCGCGCGATCAGGAAGAAATCCGGATCGGTCTTGGCATCGGCCGCGGCCTTGACCCGGTCCACCATCTCGCCCTGGCTGACGATCTCCTTGCCCGGGCGGTGACCGCAGCGCTTGGCGCCGACCTGGTCCTCGATGTGGCAGGCGGCCGCGCCGGCCTTGATCAGCGCCTTGATGGTGCGTTCGATGTTGAACGCACTCGGCCCGAAGCCGGTGTCGATGTCCACCAGCAGCGGCAGCGGGCACACGTCGGTGATGCGACGCACATCGATCAGCACGTCCTCCAGGGTGTTGATGCCCAGGTCGGGCAGGCCCAGCGAGCCGGCGGCGACGCCACCGCCGGACAGGTAGATGGCCTTGTAGCCGGCACGCTGCGCCAGCAGCGCATGATTGGCGTTGATCGCACCGATCACCTGCAACGGCGCTTCGGCGGCCAGGGCGGCGCGGAAACCGGCGCCGGGGGAAACGAGGGACATGGGCGGCTCCTGACGAAGAGGCGGCGGCGCCCCGCCGGGCGTTCCGCGATGGGCGCCAATCTGGCACTCTCGCCGGCACGGATCAATCTTGATTCAATGAATCAACCTATCGTCTCTTCATGTCCGACAGCCCTGACCGCAACCTGATCTCTGCCGCGCAGGCCTGCGCCTTGCTCGGCATCAGCAGCGCCACCCTGTATGCCTACGTCAGCCGCGGCCTGCTCAGCTCGCGCGCCGGCGCCGACCACCGCAGCCGTGCCTACCTGCGCACCGAAGTGGAGCGGCTGGCGCAGCGCAAGCGCGCCGGCCGCGGCGCCGCGCGCGGTGCCGCGCAGAGCCTGGACCGCGGCCTGCCGGTGCTGGAGACGCGGATCTCGCTGATCCGCCCCGACGGCCCCTACTACCGCGGG
This genomic stretch from Xanthomonas sacchari harbors:
- the prpB gene encoding methylisocitrate lyase encodes the protein MSLVSPGAGFRAALAAEAPLQVIGAINANHALLAQRAGYKAIYLSGGGVAAGSLGLPDLGINTLEDVLIDVRRITDVCPLPLLVDIDTGFGPSAFNIERTIKALIKAGAAACHIEDQVGAKRCGHRPGKEIVSQGEMVDRVKAAADAKTDPDFFLIARTDAIQTEGVDAAIERAIACVEAGADGIFAEAAYDLDTYRRFVDAVKVPVLANITEFGKTPLFTRDELASAGVAIQLFPLSAFRAANKAAEDVYTAIRRDGHQQGVLERMQTREELYERIGYHAFEQRLDALFAGKGA